From a single Brassica rapa cultivar Chiifu-401-42 chromosome A01, CAAS_Brap_v3.01, whole genome shotgun sequence genomic region:
- the LOC103867947 gene encoding E3 ubiquitin-protein ligase RMA2 isoform X2 has translation MEIDKVEDSAALGDSRGDFDCNICLDQVRDPVVTLCGHLFCWPCIYKWTYSTNNTRRRVDQYDKKESPKCPVCKSDVSDATLVPIYGRGQKIPQSGSNVPNRPSGPLYDSRGVGQRLGEGESQRYMYRMPDPVMGVVCEMVYRRLFGESSTNITPYRSDHDTSLRSMRRTMQVDESLSRVYLFLLCFMVMCLLLF, from the coding sequence ATGGAGATAGATAAGGTAGAAGACTCAGCAGCATTGGGTGACTCCAGAGGAGACTTCGACTGCAACATATGTTTGGATCAAGTACGTGACCCGGTCGTGACATTATGTGGCCACTTGTTTTGTTGGCCCTGCATATACAAGTGGACTTATTCCACCAACAATACAAGAAGACGTGTCGATCAGTACGATAAAAAGGAGTCCCCAAAATGTCCGGTCTGCAAATCTGATGTCTCGGACGCTACGCTTGTCCCTATCTACGGCCGGGGGCAGAAAATACCCCAGTCCGGTTCAAACGTACCGAACAGACCATCCGGTCCGCTTTATGACTCAAGAGGAGTTGGTCAACGTTTAGGAGAAGGTGAGAGTCAACGGTACATGTATAGAATGCCTGATCCAGTGATGGGTGTGGTATGCGAAATGGTATATCGGAGACTATTTGGAGAGTCTTCTACGAACATAACACCGTACCGTAGCGACCATGACACAAGTCTACGGTCAATGCGGCGGACAATGCAGGTGGATGAGTCGCTAAGCAGAGTCTACTTATTCCTGCTTTGCTTCATGGTTATGTGTCTACTTCTCTTCTAG
- the LOC103867947 gene encoding E3 ubiquitin-protein ligase RMA2 isoform X1, translating into MSLSCTFHFSKMEIDKVEDSAALGDSRGDFDCNICLDQVRDPVVTLCGHLFCWPCIYKWTYSTNNTRRRVDQYDKKESPKCPVCKSDVSDATLVPIYGRGQKIPQSGSNVPNRPSGPLYDSRGVGQRLGEGESQRYMYRMPDPVMGVVCEMVYRRLFGESSTNITPYRSDHDTSLRSMRRTMQVDESLSRVYLFLLCFMVMCLLLF; encoded by the coding sequence ATGAGTTTGTCTTGTACATTTCATTTCAGTAAAATGGAGATAGATAAGGTAGAAGACTCAGCAGCATTGGGTGACTCCAGAGGAGACTTCGACTGCAACATATGTTTGGATCAAGTACGTGACCCGGTCGTGACATTATGTGGCCACTTGTTTTGTTGGCCCTGCATATACAAGTGGACTTATTCCACCAACAATACAAGAAGACGTGTCGATCAGTACGATAAAAAGGAGTCCCCAAAATGTCCGGTCTGCAAATCTGATGTCTCGGACGCTACGCTTGTCCCTATCTACGGCCGGGGGCAGAAAATACCCCAGTCCGGTTCAAACGTACCGAACAGACCATCCGGTCCGCTTTATGACTCAAGAGGAGTTGGTCAACGTTTAGGAGAAGGTGAGAGTCAACGGTACATGTATAGAATGCCTGATCCAGTGATGGGTGTGGTATGCGAAATGGTATATCGGAGACTATTTGGAGAGTCTTCTACGAACATAACACCGTACCGTAGCGACCATGACACAAGTCTACGGTCAATGCGGCGGACAATGCAGGTGGATGAGTCGCTAAGCAGAGTCTACTTATTCCTGCTTTGCTTCATGGTTATGTGTCTACTTCTCTTCTAG
- the LOC103867975 gene encoding GPI-anchored protein LLG3 yields the protein MEISPHCLVSLLVTLLLSGLASSLHISLDEFESHPATSRALLQAKTPCKEDFASKNYTIITSKCKGPNYPAKACCSAFKDFACPFAEALNDEKADCASTMFSYINIYGRYPPGIFANMCKEGKEGLDCANVTATSSAHASLPLVSTHALLITVLFFYFF from the exons ATGGAGATTTCTCCTCATTGTTTGGTTTCTCTTCTTGTAACCCTTCTTTTGTCTGGACTCGCCTCGTCTCTCCACATCTCtc TTGATGAATTTGAGTCACATCCAGCCACAAGCCGAGCTCTTCTTCAGGCAAAGACAC CATGCAAGGAAGATTTTGCGAGCAAGAATTACACAATTATAACGAGCAAATGCAAAGGACCAAATTATCCAGCCAAGGCATGTTGCTCGGCCTTCAAGGACTTTGCTTGCCCATTCGCAGAAGCTCTTAATGACGAAAAGGCAGACTGTGCCTCTACAATGTTTAGTTACATCAATATCTATGGTCGTTATCCTCCCGGAATATTCGCAAACATGTGCAAAGAAGGCAAAGAAGGGCTCGATTGCGCCAACGTCACCGCTACCTCTTCTGCTCATGCATCACTCCCTCTTGTCTCCACACATGCATTGCTTATCACCGTTCTCTTTTTCTACTTCTTCTAA